One genomic segment of Sanyastnella coralliicola includes these proteins:
- a CDS encoding methyltransferase domain-containing protein: MSELNEAYWTKRYEDGSTGWDIGYASPQLIKAAEKAGSDKKILIPGAGNAYEAEELWNKGFKNLYICDLSEAPLNAFLERVPDFPKTQLLHGDFFELDQQFDVVLEQTFFCALPPSMREQYVSKMSEILVDKGVLTGLLFDFPLTEQGPPFGGSQEEYRERFSTHFEITHLAISEHSITPRSGKEFYFELVKK, from the coding sequence ATGAGCGAACTAAACGAAGCGTATTGGACCAAACGCTATGAAGACGGTTCCACCGGTTGGGACATCGGATATGCGTCGCCCCAACTCATCAAAGCCGCTGAAAAAGCAGGTTCAGATAAGAAGATCTTAATCCCAGGAGCAGGCAATGCCTACGAGGCGGAGGAACTCTGGAACAAAGGATTCAAGAACCTATACATCTGTGACCTATCAGAAGCTCCCTTGAATGCCTTTCTAGAACGTGTTCCGGATTTCCCGAAAACTCAGCTGTTACACGGCGATTTCTTCGAGCTCGATCAGCAATTTGATGTGGTATTGGAACAGACTTTCTTTTGTGCCTTGCCACCGAGCATGCGAGAACAGTATGTTTCTAAGATGTCGGAAATTCTGGTCGACAAAGGAGTACTGACTGGTTTGTTGTTCGACTTCCCTTTAACGGAACAAGGTCCACCGTTCGGCGGTAGCCAAGAAGAATACCGAGAACGCTTTAGTACCCATTTTGAAATTACACACCTCGCCATTTCAGAGCACTCCATCACCCCACGTTCGGGGAAGGAATTCTACTTCGAGCTGGTGAAAAAATAG
- a CDS encoding endonuclease/exonuclease/phosphatase family protein: protein MTRMLTICLLLMGTFCMAQEVQVMTFNIRYDNPDDPVTWDERKKEVSRAMFFHDIIGIQEGLQHQVDYLDEQLVFHDWVGVGRDDGERGGEHTAIFYNRMTFSLLHSETIWLSPWPKAAGSVGWDADLPRTATIAIFKHNESGKTVRVINTHLDHEGVQSRICASHILRGYAALATEDHVVILGDFNADPDSKAYEMMNTEPFSDSYVSSALRCREDFTTYSTFNPSVSILLRIDHIFVNTRRVNWICADEYIINEHYISDHLPVFISLDL from the coding sequence ATGACCCGAATGCTAACGATTTGCTTGCTGTTGATGGGAACCTTCTGCATGGCGCAGGAAGTTCAGGTGATGACGTTCAATATCCGATATGATAATCCGGATGACCCAGTGACCTGGGATGAGCGGAAGAAAGAAGTGTCGCGTGCGATGTTCTTTCATGATATCATTGGCATTCAAGAAGGACTGCAACATCAAGTAGATTATTTGGATGAGCAGCTGGTGTTTCATGATTGGGTTGGTGTTGGAAGAGACGACGGAGAAAGAGGTGGAGAGCATACGGCGATCTTCTATAATCGCATGACATTTAGCTTGTTGCATTCGGAGACGATTTGGCTTTCGCCTTGGCCGAAGGCAGCAGGAAGCGTTGGATGGGATGCTGATTTACCGCGTACGGCGACCATCGCGATTTTCAAGCACAACGAATCAGGAAAGACGGTCAGGGTAATCAATACCCATCTCGATCATGAAGGAGTTCAATCGCGTATTTGCGCTTCGCATATTCTTCGTGGGTATGCAGCTTTAGCTACAGAAGATCATGTAGTCATCTTGGGTGATTTCAATGCGGATCCTGATTCGAAGGCCTATGAAATGATGAATACGGAGCCATTTAGCGACTCGTATGTGAGTTCGGCGCTGCGTTGTCGTGAAGATTTTACGACCTATTCGACCTTCAATCCGAGCGTTTCCATTCTGCTGCGTATCGACCACATTTTTGTCAATACGCGCAGGGTCAATTGGATCTGCGCCGATGAATACATCATCAACGAGCATTATATCTCTGATCACCTTCCGGTGTTTATTTCGCTCGATCTCTGA
- the rlmD gene encoding 23S rRNA (uracil(1939)-C(5))-methyltransferase RlmD encodes MPRVQRKYRKGEIIDVEITGFAFGGKGIAKVPTEQGDFTVFVQNSLPGQHVKARVIKCKNRFAECKLEAVVKPAPTEVEIPYQPIPGAPYARLPIEEQLKLKEQTALELYKRIGNLEIDGIYEGMLASPMTWHYRNKMEYSFSAIGFDLASAEEFDGFALGFKHRGTWWKVENLDADSGLFDAELENGLKELRQFFEASGLPPWHPPKREGFYRFFVVRRSLHANKLLLNLVTTSDELDQFDTQGFIDLCVKIWGERIQGILHTINDDKGERVEARSGSSSVIYGEEKVIERINGLDFEISMSSFFQTNPKSAEKLYSLVVDFAGKPASEDAFLMDLFCGTGTIGQLLAKGSGAKVIGVDIVESSIEDAKENAKRNGVENVEFYAADAGKFLREYPEYIGKIDTIVLDPPRAGIAPKTLKKVIELGARRIVYVSCNPSTQARDAATLSEAGYEMKRLKLVDQFPHTSHVEAIAQFDKA; translated from the coding sequence ATGCCTCGAGTACAACGTAAATACAGGAAGGGAGAGATCATCGATGTTGAGATCACTGGCTTCGCTTTTGGTGGGAAAGGAATCGCGAAGGTTCCGACGGAACAGGGTGATTTTACCGTGTTTGTTCAAAATAGCCTGCCGGGTCAGCATGTGAAGGCGCGGGTGATTAAGTGCAAGAATCGTTTTGCGGAATGTAAGCTGGAGGCGGTGGTGAAGCCGGCGCCTACGGAGGTGGAGATTCCGTATCAGCCAATTCCTGGGGCGCCTTATGCGCGACTGCCGATTGAAGAGCAGTTGAAGCTGAAGGAGCAGACGGCCTTGGAGCTGTACAAGCGTATTGGCAACCTCGAGATCGATGGCATCTATGAAGGGATGTTGGCGTCTCCAATGACCTGGCATTACCGAAATAAGATGGAGTATTCTTTTTCGGCGATTGGTTTTGATTTGGCTAGTGCCGAAGAATTTGACGGCTTTGCGCTGGGCTTTAAGCACCGCGGAACTTGGTGGAAGGTGGAGAACCTCGATGCCGATAGCGGACTGTTTGATGCTGAGTTAGAAAACGGATTGAAAGAGCTGCGTCAGTTCTTTGAGGCTTCTGGACTTCCTCCTTGGCATCCGCCGAAGCGGGAAGGGTTTTATCGCTTCTTTGTGGTGCGACGTAGCCTGCATGCCAATAAGCTGTTATTGAACCTTGTGACTACCAGCGACGAACTAGATCAGTTCGATACCCAAGGATTTATTGACCTCTGCGTGAAAATCTGGGGAGAACGTATTCAAGGAATCCTTCACACCATCAACGATGATAAAGGCGAACGTGTAGAAGCCCGAAGCGGAAGTTCAAGCGTGATCTACGGTGAAGAAAAAGTCATCGAACGCATCAACGGACTAGACTTCGAGATCAGCATGTCGAGTTTCTTCCAGACCAATCCGAAGAGCGCCGAAAAGCTCTACTCACTCGTTGTAGACTTCGCCGGCAAACCAGCTTCTGAAGACGCTTTCTTGATGGACCTTTTCTGTGGAACCGGTACCATCGGACAGCTCCTCGCGAAAGGAAGCGGTGCGAAAGTGATCGGTGTTGACATCGTGGAGAGTTCCATCGAAGATGCCAAAGAAAACGCCAAGCGAAACGGCGTAGAGAACGTCGAGTTCTATGCGGCCGACGCCGGTAAGTTCTTGCGAGAATACCCTGAATACATTGGGAAGATTGATACGATTGTGTTGGACCCACCGCGTGCAGGTATTGCGCCGAAGACCTTGAAAAAGGTGATTGAACTGGGGGCACGTCGCATTGTTTATGTGTCATGCAATCCTTCAACGCAGGCGCGTGACGCAGCTACCTTGAGTGAAGCAGGATACGAAATGAAGCGTTTAAAACTCGTAGATCAATTCCCGCATACCTCACACGTTGAAGCAATTGCGCAATTCGACAAAGCATGA
- a CDS encoding phosphoribosyltransferase family protein has protein sequence METKERTQILDAWEIEQTVRRIAHQILEDYYKEKSLYFVGVKGIGSNMAQLLQKEFAKISEIEVIYTEIALNKDKPLAESIDLKRDLSEFKNKHVLLIDDVLNSGRTLIYAAAHLLDSAPKSLRTVVLVDRTHRKFPIRADYVGMTLSTNLKEHVAVEKEGRKYAAYLQ, from the coding sequence ATGGAAACGAAGGAACGCACACAGATTTTAGATGCTTGGGAGATTGAACAAACCGTTCGTCGAATCGCTCACCAAATCCTAGAAGACTACTACAAAGAGAAGTCGCTGTACTTCGTAGGTGTGAAGGGAATCGGTTCCAACATGGCCCAACTCCTGCAAAAGGAATTCGCCAAGATCTCTGAGATTGAGGTCATCTACACTGAGATCGCCTTGAATAAAGACAAGCCGTTGGCTGAGTCGATCGACCTCAAGCGCGACCTCTCCGAATTTAAGAACAAGCACGTCTTATTGATTGACGACGTCTTGAACAGCGGACGCACCCTGATTTACGCTGCGGCTCATCTTCTTGATTCGGCTCCAAAATCACTCCGTACCGTCGTTCTTGTTGACCGTACCCACCGCAAGTTCCCAATCCGCGCTGATTATGTAGGGATGACGCTTTCAACTAATTTGAAAGAGCATGTGGCTGTGGAGAAGGAAGGGCGGAAGTATGCGGCTTATCTTCAGTAG
- a CDS encoding endonuclease domain-containing protein, with translation MSRRNFQLLLKTRRRELRRSATPAEVELWKYLRRRQVMGLRFRRQHSMGPYIMDFYCPEAKLCIEMDGPYHDHPEQIERDVRREKDLKMMGVDMLRFKNHVVFDDPEVIVESIKEHVLKWNIREY, from the coding sequence ATGTCACGAAGAAATTTCCAGCTGCTCCTCAAAACCCGTCGCCGAGAACTACGTCGCTCTGCCACGCCGGCTGAAGTAGAGCTATGGAAATACCTCAGGCGAAGGCAGGTGATGGGACTACGATTCCGGAGGCAGCATAGTATGGGGCCGTATATCATGGACTTCTATTGCCCGGAAGCGAAGTTGTGCATTGAGATGGATGGACCGTATCACGATCACCCTGAGCAGATCGAGAGGGATGTGAGACGAGAAAAGGATCTAAAGATGATGGGGGTAGATATGCTCCGATTCAAGAACCATGTGGTTTTTGATGATCCAGAGGTGATTGTTGAGTCAATCAAAGAGCATGTGCTGAAGTGGAATATCCGGGAATACTAG
- a CDS encoding T9SS type B sorting domain-containing protein, whose amino-acid sequence MKQLLAQLFLCACLCLPSFGYCNDLKGTEFWLGFMENLQQTAASVTGVVITSSEPTSGVIEIPASGWSQAFTVDGSGTVQVNIPSGAVTNEGNMSTAPKGVRVTAEDPVYVSLINEAGGSGDASAVLPTTALGYDYYASTYIDPANTNWGTPQVLVVAIEDNTQILITPSGALSDQSTAPFEVTLNQGESFQIQSYWEVNLNHQGEDLSGTHIQSICNSDGMKHRIAVFSGNKCTLVGGSNCSGCDHLVEQLFDVNSWGDTFMVLPPTNRNQYVLKVVAAYDNTTVSISPYPDQVLNAGESMELETSGNRLLTASEPVSVAQITYGQSCSDGYGDPMMTWVPSIDHFNREWSYQSFDDNSGNYLNYLTIVTADDNAGQVNLNGVSIPSGEYDYINVNPDYVWVTVDIPMGENAYHLTSSEDFIALPHGYTGASSYYLNSGSNFTNFEVDFSMAYLQDTVHYQEFDTPVCACEPIDFIATYYNDDAIISWDFGDGDTAEGFEVQHEYLNGTYNVTMMLMDDEGCILDTLIKQNIEVNNCDILSSNPETICAGETITLSAYDGNTFEWSTGETTSSIEVSPEETTTYSLIVDGGDTPICNDIIVYVHPASSFELGPPMLLCETETAFVQGPDGFIEYQWSDGSSDEQFSTTDGGLHWLTVTDDNNCQVSDSIEISFAPAPIWDLGPDQSTCEGETVTLIGPAMEDIEYLWSTQETTAEITVEQQGGFSLTIDDGICETDDYVFVEFIAAPSPSLAPEVILCDNQYTIWPTPETNANYLWSTGDSSAMITVDEDGIYTVTISNKCGSIDEQINVIFDCDYHLFLPNSFTPNQDGINDQFLPVGTGIATYELIIFDRWGAEIFKSTEFTIGWTGNINGAPAPIGVYPWRATVQDVQGRYHQLNGHVTLVR is encoded by the coding sequence ATGAAACAACTTCTTGCTCAACTCTTTCTTTGTGCTTGTCTATGCTTGCCGTCTTTTGGGTATTGCAATGATTTGAAAGGGACAGAGTTTTGGCTCGGTTTCATGGAGAACCTTCAGCAAACTGCCGCTTCGGTGACCGGGGTAGTGATTACCAGTAGTGAACCTACTTCAGGGGTTATTGAGATTCCTGCTTCTGGTTGGAGTCAGGCATTTACGGTTGATGGATCCGGAACTGTTCAGGTAAACATACCTAGTGGTGCGGTGACGAATGAAGGGAATATGTCAACAGCGCCGAAAGGGGTGCGCGTTACGGCTGAAGATCCTGTATATGTTTCGTTGATCAACGAAGCGGGAGGATCTGGAGATGCTTCAGCGGTGCTTCCTACCACGGCCTTGGGGTATGATTATTATGCCTCTACTTACATCGATCCTGCGAATACAAATTGGGGGACACCACAGGTGTTGGTAGTCGCTATTGAGGACAATACGCAGATCTTAATCACTCCTTCGGGGGCGCTTTCTGATCAAAGCACTGCGCCTTTCGAAGTCACCTTGAATCAAGGGGAATCATTTCAAATTCAATCGTATTGGGAAGTAAACCTAAATCACCAGGGGGAAGATCTTTCAGGAACACACATTCAGTCAATTTGTAACAGCGACGGGATGAAGCATCGAATTGCTGTCTTCTCTGGGAACAAGTGCACCTTGGTTGGAGGGTCGAATTGCTCTGGTTGTGACCACCTCGTTGAACAACTCTTTGACGTGAATTCCTGGGGCGACACCTTCATGGTGCTCCCTCCTACGAACCGCAATCAGTACGTGCTGAAGGTAGTAGCGGCCTATGACAACACAACAGTTTCAATTAGTCCATATCCCGACCAAGTATTGAATGCCGGAGAATCAATGGAGCTCGAGACTTCAGGCAATCGTTTGTTGACTGCTTCGGAGCCAGTGTCGGTAGCTCAGATTACTTATGGGCAATCATGCAGCGACGGATACGGCGACCCGATGATGACTTGGGTTCCGTCGATTGATCATTTCAATCGTGAGTGGAGTTATCAATCGTTCGATGACAACAGCGGGAATTACTTGAACTATTTGACGATTGTCACTGCAGATGACAATGCTGGACAGGTAAATTTGAACGGAGTAAGTATTCCTTCGGGTGAGTATGACTACATCAACGTGAACCCCGATTATGTGTGGGTGACAGTGGATATTCCGATGGGCGAAAATGCTTATCACCTCACCTCTTCCGAAGATTTTATTGCCTTGCCTCATGGGTATACCGGAGCAAGCTCATACTACCTGAATTCTGGATCGAATTTCACCAATTTTGAGGTCGACTTTAGCATGGCCTACTTACAAGACACGGTACATTACCAAGAATTCGACACGCCTGTTTGCGCTTGCGAACCGATTGATTTCATTGCCACCTACTATAATGATGACGCCATCATCAGTTGGGATTTTGGTGATGGAGATACCGCCGAAGGTTTTGAAGTGCAGCACGAATACCTCAACGGCACCTATAACGTGACGATGATGTTGATGGATGATGAGGGCTGCATCTTAGACACGCTGATCAAGCAAAACATTGAAGTCAACAATTGTGATATTCTGAGCTCGAATCCTGAGACTATATGCGCTGGTGAAACAATCACCCTTTCGGCCTATGACGGAAACACCTTTGAATGGAGCACAGGGGAAACGACTTCGAGCATAGAAGTTTCTCCAGAGGAAACGACAACCTATTCGTTGATCGTAGACGGTGGTGACACGCCGATTTGCAATGACATCATCGTTTATGTGCACCCTGCCTCCTCCTTTGAATTAGGTCCACCGATGCTATTATGTGAAACGGAAACCGCTTTCGTTCAAGGTCCGGATGGCTTCATTGAATACCAGTGGAGCGACGGTTCCTCCGATGAACAATTTAGCACAACAGACGGCGGACTTCACTGGCTCACAGTCACCGATGACAACAACTGTCAAGTCAGTGATAGTATCGAGATCTCCTTCGCCCCGGCCCCTATTTGGGACCTTGGTCCTGACCAATCCACATGCGAAGGAGAAACCGTAACGCTCATTGGTCCTGCCATGGAGGATATCGAATACCTCTGGTCTACTCAAGAAACAACTGCTGAGATCACTGTGGAACAGCAAGGTGGTTTTTCGCTTACCATCGATGATGGCATATGCGAGACCGACGACTATGTGTTCGTTGAGTTCATCGCTGCTCCATCACCGAGCCTCGCACCTGAAGTCATCTTGTGCGACAACCAATATACCATCTGGCCCACTCCAGAAACGAATGCCAACTATCTATGGTCAACAGGAGATTCGAGCGCCATGATCACGGTTGACGAAGATGGAATCTATACAGTGACGATTTCCAACAAATGTGGAAGCATCGACGAACAAATCAATGTCATTTTTGACTGCGATTACCACCTTTTCCTTCCGAATAGTTTCACCCCAAACCAGGACGGAATTAACGATCAGTTCCTTCCTGTAGGCACCGGCATTGCCACCTACGAGCTCATCATCTTTGACCGCTGGGGCGCTGAAATCTTCAAATCCACAGAATTCACCATTGGCTGGACTGGCAACATCAACGGCGCTCCCGCCCCCATAGGCGTTTACCCTTGGCGCGCCACAGTGCAAGACGTTCAGGGCAGATACCATCAGTTGAATGGGCATGTGACGTTGGTGAGGTAG
- a CDS encoding OmpA family protein has product MVGFSQQTTIVNHYQGDEDPGDGMRYVLKSTERHTVVINYYEPALEGDEARMQALISDAMDFYIDRSVIFDGQRISLKNKPEVMRRDLEDIVSDAVDHYHFRELSEFKGFSSDVLQGLKSLDGASVPSDWDPDLQGGPMTDKRFFFVESKVNELKSKLRSEVDLFADGNLLVQVESVEQQLAAEQDSLLQAVRGFKTNDPLAPMEIEFSSETLNLLASDDQFILPTFRDSEKEDPLSNDLADRILNMLEKNNEKIDALSSEVETLRADRERDRQEQQDAYNAQLQGQIDELRSLLTMLIEDRANPIDRDPNVSLPKPRNTASIPSSFKGFDIFFSSGGTRLDLNAQIQLSELLELMAYDQDLKIMVTGYSDKVGDRQQNLKLSQARAGAVRDHLLAAGIEEHRVLVNFFGEEKANGGAGDRRVEVRFL; this is encoded by the coding sequence GTGGTAGGATTCAGCCAACAAACCACCATCGTTAATCACTATCAAGGAGATGAAGACCCGGGGGACGGGATGCGCTATGTCTTAAAAAGCACCGAGCGTCACACCGTGGTCATCAACTATTACGAACCTGCACTTGAAGGAGATGAGGCGCGTATGCAAGCATTGATCTCTGATGCGATGGACTTCTACATCGACCGCTCGGTTATCTTCGATGGACAACGAATCTCGCTCAAGAACAAACCTGAAGTGATGCGTCGTGACCTCGAAGACATCGTGAGTGATGCCGTAGATCATTACCACTTCCGAGAGCTGAGTGAATTCAAAGGTTTTTCGAGTGATGTGCTGCAAGGGTTGAAGTCACTCGACGGAGCTTCTGTTCCTTCTGATTGGGATCCAGATCTCCAGGGAGGACCGATGACCGACAAGCGTTTCTTCTTCGTTGAGTCGAAGGTCAATGAACTGAAATCGAAACTACGTAGCGAAGTAGACCTCTTTGCTGATGGCAACCTCTTGGTTCAAGTGGAGTCAGTAGAACAACAACTCGCCGCTGAACAAGACAGCCTACTTCAGGCAGTCCGGGGGTTCAAGACCAATGATCCATTGGCACCCATGGAGATTGAATTCAGTTCAGAAACCCTCAACCTACTAGCAAGCGACGATCAATTCATCCTACCGACGTTCCGCGATAGCGAAAAAGAAGACCCGCTAAGCAATGACCTGGCAGACAGAATTCTCAACATGCTTGAGAAGAACAATGAAAAGATTGATGCCCTCAGTTCAGAGGTAGAGACCCTACGTGCTGACCGCGAACGTGACCGCCAAGAACAACAAGACGCCTACAACGCCCAACTTCAAGGTCAGATTGATGAATTGCGCTCACTACTCACCATGCTCATCGAAGACCGCGCCAACCCTATTGATCGCGACCCGAATGTGAGTCTACCCAAACCTAGAAACACGGCTAGTATTCCGAGCTCCTTCAAGGGCTTTGACATCTTCTTCTCCTCCGGCGGCACCCGCTTAGACCTCAACGCTCAAATCCAATTGAGCGAACTCCTCGAACTCATGGCCTACGACCAAGATCTCAAAATCATGGTCACCGGCTATTCAGATAAGGTTGGCGATCGCCAACAAAACCTCAAGCTCTCCCAAGCCCGCGCCGGCGCAGTCAGAGATCACCTCCTCGCTGCAGGTATCGAAGAACACCGCGTTTTGGTGAACTTCTTCGGTGAAGAGAAAGCGAATGGGGGAGCGGGGGATCGTAGGGTGGAGGTTCGGTTCCTTTAG